The Psilocybe cubensis strain MGC-MH-2018 chromosome 7, whole genome shotgun sequence genome has a window encoding:
- a CDS encoding 26 kDa secreted antigen — protein MLLQSAFLAFALLGSAFAQDTSLAVVKRTFDEALVPGNLSLPFDPTVLLEVTFPQTTGRPITLHAGIQLPRNATAGPPVFRVVGPAGRGPFVVATVDLDAPTPQTRTSAQIRHFLGGNFVFETPRDHFLLTNTTAALSEFRQPTPPAGSDPHRYVFLLFKQSKAFNTQTLVTPATSIANFNISTFAAAVGLGQPLGGTFMLVGPDPTTA, from the exons ATGTTGCTCCAGTCCGCTTTTCTTGCGTTTGCACTCTTAGGATCTGCCTTTGCTCAGGATACTAGCTTAGCCGTTGTCAAAAGGACGTTTGACGAAGCTCTG GTTCCTGGCAACTTGAGCCTGCCGTTTGACCCAACGGTACTACTTGAAGTTACCTTCCCTCAGACGACTGGTCGGCCTATTACTCTCCATGCTGGTATTCAACTTCCGAGGAACG CAACTGCTGGTCCTCCCGTCTTCCGTGTCGTCGGGCCCGCTGGGAGAGGCCCTTTTGTTGTAGCTACGGTGGACCTCGACGCTCCCACCCCTCAAACACGCACTTCTGCACAAATACGCCACTTTTTAGGAGGAAACTTTGTCTTCGAGACCCCAAGGGACCATTTTCTGTTAACCAACACTACTGCAGCTCTTAGCGAATTCCGACAACCCACGCCTCCTGCTGGCTCGGATCCTCACCG ATATGTTTTCTTGCTGTTCAAACAGTCGAAAGCCTTCAACACTCAAACCCTTGTCACACCAGCAACCTCCATTGCGAACTTTAACATAAGCACCTTCGCAGCTGCAGTCGGACTTGGTCAACCCCTTGGAGGAACTTTCATGTTGGTCGGACCTGATCCAACTACAGCATGA
- a CDS encoding Presenilins-associated rhomboid-like protein, mitochondrial — MVQIVYTPAGGDENITSSLRQELDVQSAKSSSNTAEGASAQAEPGFGASFYEKVGKPGIAKQVFFATVASTFALVFASVQTSIETDEWIERMVAVAPIWSVKAISNTDLKRAQNAELIQRLREKLANIQTTVQQLPVLIRPWINLIVVGVMQPYADASEGKRLCWKICLLNVGVWALWKVRSLRGFMTVRFMHNPLSGLSYTLLTSAFSHRTAIHLLCNCLALESFGSAAYYYLLREQNKAEPELLESTASYHFLAFFTSGNAKFRYPRLVAELSSTASATRKTETWASAVAATNAAAASAAKSTAARKTLDILPSLGASGAVYAAVTMTALAFPDSQIALFIPPSYPINIQYGVGGLMLLDVIGIARGWRLFDHWAHLGGAAFGVIYYNYGPTVWRYLRQMNLEAKIEEQNARKQS; from the exons ATGGTGCAGATCGTCTATACACCCGCTGGGGGTGACGAGAACAT AACGAGTTCTCTGCGCCAGGAGCTTGACGTGCAGTCCGCGAAATCTTCTTCAAATACAGCGGAAGGTGCTTCAGCGCAGGCTGAACCAGGTTTTGGAGCCTCTTTCTACGAGAAAGTGGGCAAGCCGGGCATTGCGAAACAAGTCTTC TTTGCGACTGTAGCATCAACCTTTGCATTAGTTTTTGCGTCTGTTCAAACCAGTATCGAAACGGACGAATGGATAGAGAGAATGGTAGCCGTGGCTCCCATATGGTCTGTCAAAGCCATCTCCAATACGGACTTGAAGCGGGCACAAAATGCTGAATTGATTCAA AGACTACGGGAGAAACTAGCAAACATCCAAACCACCGTGCAACAACTGCCTGTTCTCATTCGACCGTGGATAAATCTGATTGTCGTTGGAGTCATGCAACCCTACGCAGATGCGTCAGAGGGCAAACGACTATGCTGGAAAATCTGTTTGCTAAACGTTGGTGTCTGGGCCCTTTGGAAAGTGCGGAGCTTGAGAGGGTTCATGACCGTGCGCTTCATGCACAACCCACTATCTGGACTGTCGTACACACTTTTGACGAGTGCTTTCAG TCATAGAACGGCTATCCATCTTCTCTGCAATTGTCTGGCCCTCGAAAGCTTTG GATCGGCTGCTTACTACTACTTGCTGCGTGAGCAGAATAAAGCAGAGCCAGAATTGCTCGAATCCACAGCTTCATACCACTTCCTTGCATTCTTCACCTCAGGCAA CGCCAAATTCCGGTACCCACGCCTCGTCGCCGAGCTCTCCTCAACCGCATCCGCCACGCGCAAGACCGAGACCTGGGCCAGCGCCGTCGCCGCAACGaacgccgccgccgcctcagCAGCCAAGAGCACCGCGGCGCGCAAAACCCTCGACATCCTGCCTTCTCTCGGCGCATCTGGCGCGGTCTACGCCGCTGTAACGATGACCGCGCTCGCGTTCCCCGACTCGCAGATCGCGCTGTTCATCCCGCCCTCGTATCCGATCAACATTCAGTATGGCGTTGGAGGCTTGATGCTGTTGGACGTTATTGGCATTGCGCGAGGGTGGAg GCTCTTCGACCACTGGGCACATCTGGGTGGAGCAGCCTTTGGTGTAATATATTACAACTACGGGCCCACAGTTTGGCGATACCTACGACAAATGAACCTAGAGGCCAAAATCGAAGAGCAGAACGCTCGGAAACAGAGTTGA
- a CDS encoding CEN-like protein 2, with protein sequence MLLQSAFFAFTLASSVFAQDFSLATVKKAFEKDLVTGNLSMPFHPRVLLEVTFPQTTGWSVTVQAGIHLSRNETAGPPVFRVIGPAGRGPFVVATVDLDAPTPQTRNLSQIRHFLGGNFFIKHSRDHFQKDHLLLTNTTPALSEFQRPTPPANSDPHRYVFLLFKQSKAFKTQTLVTPETSIISFNISTFADAVGLGRPLGGTFMFVAPDPTDPIIE encoded by the exons ATGTTGCTCCAGTCcgctttttttgctttcacACTCGCAAGCTCTGTCTTCGCCCAGGATTTCAGCTTGGCCACCGTTAAAAAGGCGTTCGAGAAAGATCTG GTCACCGGAAACTTGAGCATGCCATTCCACCCCAGAGTCCTACTAGAAGTTACCTTTCCTCAAACGACTGGCTGGTCTGTTACTGTTCAAGCCGGAATTCATCTTTCAAGGAATG AAACTGCTGGCCCTCCCGTCTTCCGTGTCATTGGGCCGGCTGGAAGAGGTCCTTTTGTTGTAGCCACGGTTGACCTCGACGCACCCACCCCTCAGACACGCAATTTGTCACAAATACGTCACTTCCTAGGAGGAAACTTTTTCATCAAGCATTCAAGGGACCACTTTCAGAAGGACCATTTGCTATTGACCAACACTACTCCAGCTCTCAGCGAATTCCAACGACCTACGCCTCCCGCCAACTCAGATCCACATCG ATATGTTTTCTTGTTATTCAAACAGTCAAAGGCGTTCAAAACTCAAACCCTTGTCACGCCAGAAACCTCTATCATCAGTTTTAATATAAGCACCTTCGCAGATGCGGTCGGACTTGGTCGACCCCTTGGAGGAACTTTCATGTTCGTCGCACCTGATCCCACTGATCCCATAATAGAGTGA